aagaataatttaaatactGCAAACATCAATTACACATTCATTAAAAGTCTCATCATACTGGAGCTCCATTTCCAGCCTCCTGTGGACACTTATCCACTGTATGTGCTTCTCTTGTGTGTTGCTTGGCTACGAAGCTTCCGTGTGTATTACTGCCGAAGCTTTCCCCATCTCCTCCCGACTCTCCTCTTAAATTactttcctttctcttttttcgTGATAAGAAATGTCAAAACCAAGGAAGGAAATGTGACATTTGTAGGGTAAcatcagtgtgcagaaaaaaaagaatgaatttaAGAAATTGTTGCATTTTTCCACCTTGTGCACAATAAGCACTGTGATTCAAATCCATCCTGTTGGTAATCGATGAGGACACTGCGTTCCTAACGTCACCTCCAAACTCCTCAgattgaaataatgttttttggaACATGGAGAGTCCCGAATAGTACAGAGGACACAACACCATtccaatcaataataataataataataataataataataataataataataataataataataataataataataataataataataataaatgttttgtttttgacagaTAAGATGGCTGGTTTGTGTCTTTTTTATCTCAATGAAAGTGACAGATAGCAAACTTGAAGCATTTCTGAAATACTCGTGGGTTAAATGTTATAAACACTGTGGCTGATTGTTGCCATGTGTACCAGCTGTGCCAGTGCTGGTGTGTGCATGCAGCCGGAGGCCGAGATCGTACCGGTGAAGCCCATCAGCGCGCCCTCTCTCGACTGCCGCCGGAGACCGTCGCCGTCCTGGTAGTCTATGTAAACGAGATCTATAGCCTGGAGGCCGAAGGCCTTTGCTGTGACAACCACTTTCTGCCGGGCATACAGCAGCTCAGTCGCTTCCTTCGTCCGAGAAGCGCCTAAAACACAAAGTGAGAACGGAAGatataaaaactaaatataaagatgaAACAGAATCAAAATATTGTCAAAATCCTTGGTTACATCAAGTAAGAAGTGCATGTGAACACGGCAAAACCCTGATTTAAAATGGGAGCAAGAAAATACAAGATAGACCCGACTGTCACTAAATCCCCATTCACAGgctttcttaataatttaattgctTTTGAAAGTACTTGCAGCAAGTATTACAGAAGTAGGATTTAACAGCTTTTCCTGAAAGACGGGAATGTATAAAATAATCACTGTTGCCAACAATGGGCTGATGGAAACTGGATTTTCTATGGACATTTTGGTCTTCTTCATTCATAAAGATAATAATCACACATTGCAAGTGGGGAAAACCCTCTAAGTGTGTAACAGAAATTCCTAAATGCAACTGCTGACATTGATTGGTGATAAAAAGAAGCCCTTGAATGCCTTCAATGCATGCATCAGACAGAATCTCTTGCCAGTCCTGTAAATTTTTCTTTCCCTATATTTGGTTGTGGTGTTTttcaatcaaaaacatttttacacatcAAAAACCGGTTAAAAATGAAAGGGATGCACTACACATAACAAGGAAttagacaaaaagaaaataaaatgataaccTATGCTGGCACAAAAATCATCTGATCCAAACACCACCCCATCATGATGAAGACCAGCCTTTGGTCCAAGCTGATGGATTTCTTCACAGACAGACTGTGAAAAAAGGGAACAAAAAGAAAGCCAAAGatgtcagtgtgctgaaaggaaaCATAGTTTTTGGCAAACTGTCAACTCACCGTATAAACTGCCTAGTGTTACCACTGGTATTCCCAGACTGGATATACAAATGCCTCATCTTCACATCTTATGAGAAAACAAGAGTGCAGGAGCCAGACAGATGATGAACCACTTTAAATGGATGTGTGAACCAGTGACACTAAAGTTcgatttcacgttagttaaaaagctgaaaatgaATATCATTGCCATCCATGTTTACTGAAAGCTGCCTTACTTACTGCTCTCTCTTCTGGTTCAAAGTAAGTGAGCTGGGGGAAGAATACAGAGCACTGCAAAACAACCCTCTGTGAAGAAAGTTTGGAATTTGATATGGCATTGTGTCAGCAATGGAGCAGTTGGAATTTGTCTGATTCTTTTGTCAGGTTCCAAATTAATTTCACTTCTCGCTGTGACACAGCGATATTTTCCTGTCAAGGCTCTGGACTCAGTCTAGCCAAAGCTGGAGAGAGGTCGTtagaacaaacaaaacaaacaaaaaaaattgagTGCTGCACAATTCCCCACAAAGAATCAAAAGAACCCCCTTTTCCCTGCATTCAGGAAGACAACAATTATTTTGCCGTTTACTCGGTAATGTTTCATTTAAAGAATAACTTTGGAATGATCATGTTTCATGAAATGCAGGGTATGTTTATTTACCTATTTTTGAATTAGTAGTCTATCTTGTGCACTTTACTGAAAGATAAAGAACATCTAGAAAATTACAACCTCTTGGTTTGATTTTATACAAGCACTACTACAAAATAAGAACAAGGACATCTGCTTAGATATGGGCATCTTTTGTGTTGGCTGATTATTTCAAATGTCTTCCAAAAATTATAGATGTTTTTCCTGCACTGttgaaacattgtattttacCTTGAAATTAAGCAAACCAACTGCTGTTTCCACAAATGTAATCAAATGAATGGGTTCCACCAGAGTTCTTCCCCTCAAGAGATGCAGAAACTTGTCAACAaactgaaaatagaaaaaaagaccACAAATCAACAATTtatcaatttaaattaattgggGGAAAGTGAATCAAATGGAAGTTATGTATTCCAATGGATTTTGGACTTTTGTCTGACTGACATAACAGATGATATCTGTGCTCATTTAACAGTGTTATACTATTTCAGTTCTGAAAAACACAAGAGCCCTTCTAGAGCTGttctgaatgattttttttcttttgagatCTCAACAGTACATAACACCTTGAAAAAAGGTTTTCCAATTAGATTTCAGGCCAAGTATCATGAAATGTAATTAAGTCATAAACATTACTCGTAGAATTGTCACATTTTGATGATCCAAATAGAATTTCAGTTCACTGTGCCAGTGGGTATTTTCctactattttatttctttgtacATTTCTCTGAAAAAATACTACAGTCTTCAGTTTCTTTTGAAAAAGAGacggagagaaaaaaagaataaacgATTAAGTCTGgctcagaatatttttttgaagTATTATGTAGTTTAGGGTCCCCTGATAGAAAGAATAGTGTGATTGGTATGAGAATTCTTGCCACAGAGTTTGATATGATACTTCTTATGCCCTTTATTCTGTATGATTCCCCTAATATTTTAGCTTACCTAAGAAGGCTTTAAAATGAAGTTTAGTTCTTTGAAGACCAAAGCATTCCAATTTTTTCCAAGAGACCAGTTCACAGCTAGCTTTGGGCTGCCAGTGGGGTAGCCCAAATTCCAAAATCTATCATCTGGAAACACACAAAAGCTCCCTCcgtcagatttttttctttcaaagcaagttaaataaaagaaaaagtagaaaaaaaatagagtCGAAATCTGTTATTTCTCTTCCTTCCACTCCCTAAACACAGGGGATTCTAGAGAGATAAAAATAACCACAGGTAAGTAAAAGCTATTTTtgtaaataatgacaaaaatatCCCACATACAAGCCTGTTGTAACTCAAAGAATATTCCATCATtgaaggattttttaaaaaaagggaattTTAATCATCTCTCCATTCAATCTCAGTTGGATAAATCATATCTAAGAGATTTGCATAAATATAAACCATCAAAGACTTTTCATCTTCAAAGGGGTTTTCAAGACCCAATAAGCTTTGTACTGTAATCATCAGAGGTCACAACCCTGCAGGAGTAACGCTGCTATGGCAACATAAAAACTAACGCTAAAGGCTTAGCATATTATTCCCCCTAATAGAAAGAAAAATCTGTTCTAAAAGAAGGAAGCTTTTTTTGGAGGCCGCTAGTTTTCCCTTTTCACTGGCTATGTTTCCTGCATTATTCACAAgagatttttaaatcaaaatttcAAATCCATTTTGGCACTCTTGCGAGACACCAGGCTTCACGTAACGTACGAAATGCACAGCATCCTAGATTAAATGAAAGTGTACAGCAAGGCTGTACAATGTGAATACTTAACAGGCCCAGAGATTAAGAGGGCTATTAGGATGCCTTTGAATGATAGCAAATTACAGGAACATCTTTACTGGTCAGGGTATACGGATCACTGCgtctttaattaaatgtttatttgctcTGGCCTGGACTGGAGTGAGCAGTGAGGTACTATGTTACAGAGCAAAACTGCCATGATGCTCATCAAGGAGGGGTGCTTGTGCTCCTCTATTGTTGTCTTATTATAGGGTTCTCTATTTTCAAGAGCAAGAACCCTTATACCTGTCAATTACTCCTCATCTGCTGACCTCAACAGCACTTACGTAGCATTAACTAAAACACCACCCTCCATGTGCAGCACGATTCCCAGCGCCCGTTCCGATGGCAGACGATGTCTGAAATTTGTGAAAGTGCTAGTAAGAAGCTCAAGCAAGAAGGCGGCAAGCGGACAAGTTTCAATTAATTTTCCTCAAAAGGAGCAGATTAAATGTTTCCGGCCTGCTGAAGTGTTCATTTCACAGAAGAGAAAAGAGGGAGAAAGAAATCGGGGAGGGGATGGACTAGCAGGCCTAAACAATTCTTTCAGTCCCAAAGCACACCCAATAGTGTGTTGGCAAGGACGCACACTGTTCAGAATTTGTGGGAGAATTGTCTCCCAACAAAGGAGGGAGTTACGCTTGTTATAGTCCAATAAGCCATGTCAGTCAAACAAGCACCAAGAGAAGGGACAATAGGAAAGCAAGAGATTCTCACACAAAAGGAAACAAGTAAGCCCATCTTTTAGTAACAAATCAGCCTCTAGGTTCCTCTCccaatataaataaaaagagaGGGAAAATAAACAGAAGAAGGATTTACAGTTCCCTATACAAGCAAGGGAATAATGAGCCAAATATTTCCCCATTTTTAACAAAATGGCAAAGACTTAGGACTTAATCCAAAGCTAAAAAGTTGGGAAAACCATAAACAGCAATAACAAAGCAGTTGAGACGAAAGAATCTTTTGCATCAAAATCTCATTCCTGACTGTGCTGCAGTTTCTACTTACGGATTTAAGGAATTCTACGTTTTGCAATTAGTGGGTCATTAATGATGCATTTTAACTCCCTGATGCCATTAATATACCGTATTAAAAATCTTCTcatcaaaaacaaattaaaagatgACTTAGATATTTAAAATCCTATGAATTCATATTGAAACTAAGTATGGAGCAAAAACTAGTACAATATGACAAAATTCAAGATTGTCTGTTCCTAATTCTTTTCAACTACATAAAGTGCTGGGCACAAGAGGTTGGTGCTTTTTGCAAATGACATCccaccaaacaaaaaaaatgatgtgTAGATATTAACTTGCAATACATTAGCATATGATATGTCAGTAAAATGTGTCCATTTCCGCACCACAGAATCCAGTTGGTCTGTTGGGTAGcaagttaaattgtttttacaCAAAAGCAACATTTAGCCAGTAGCTGTTCCACAACCTTATAGAAGGCTTTTGGTAGACTGAGATTACAGTCTTACACACATCCTTAACTGCAGATTAGCAGAAGATGTGTTTTTCAATTGCTTGGATCACTCGCCGGAATGAGATTGGGTTCTATTCCCTTAAAGCAGGAAATTCAGAGGCCTACGAAACCTGCAATCATGGAACAAGGATCTCTGCTCTCTTCACTGACAAAATGCGATACACACTACAGACTGATctgcagtgcatacagtatgtgcctcaAGGACCTTTCCAACCTGTGGTTTTAAGATACATCTTTCTGTGAGATAGTATCCAAACCTCATTTAGAACATTGTGTACAACTCTGGTCACCACGTTACCGAAAATATACAGgtactctggaatcagtccagagaagagcaaacgTATGCACTCCTGGACCGAAAGGAATGTGCTACACTTACGGGCTAAAAGGACTGAACCTTTTAAGGCTTGAAAGAGAAGACTACTGGAGGACCTGATTCAAGTCTCTGAAATACTCAAAGGCATTGAGAAGTCATTGGAAGGTCCTGAAGTGACTTGCAAAGTCTAAGATGGGCTAGAAGATCATCCCATAGGAGCAACAGAACAGGAAGCACAGTCTCCCAGCATCTAGAGCCTCATTTTGTGAACTGAAACACAGAATGTGAGAGTCCATATGTATATATTTCCATTACAATGACATGTGTTTAACCTCCTTCTGCTGCTTCCTTAAGGCCCACTTGTTCCACCCATACTTCCAGAGCccggaacatacagtacagagctcTGCATTGTGTTTAGATGGTGATCAGTGGATTAAGTTAAATTAATATACTCATTCCCTTTTTACAAAACCTTCTATTCTGTGCTactgtttttacagtttcttgTGATTCTGTTACAATAAAAGACACTTTAGTAGAAGTTGATAgttgataaaaatatttttttaaaaactaacttAATAATTAGGGCCACTGCTCTTCCAAATTTATATCCATGAATAAGATTCCGGTACAGTTAGAAAACTAGTAAGATTTGCAGATGTTACCACAAAAGGAGGACTAGGCAACATTGCAGCAGCTGCAAAGGAAACTCAAAAGGATTCAGACAAAAGTTTAGACTTAGTCTTGACTTCATAGAGTTTTAATGCAGACAAAAGCAAAGCTTTACACGTGGATAGCAGAAACATAAACCATACATATAAGAGGGATACAGTGAACTTGCAGATGTTTctgtatatattaaatacatCTTCTAAACAGcatggggaagcaataaaaaacaatgttagGGTTTATAGTTGAAGGCGTTCATTTTAAATTGAGGGATGTTAggttaaaattgtaaaatgcaaTACTCAAAATTGTGCATAATGTTGGTGGACACGCTAataatatttttgctttttggaaATATATCAGGAGTGATGTATAATCCCAGAatcaaaggaatgtcctacactgacaagcaaaaagaactgaacctttttattcttgaacagAGAGAAGACTGCAGGGAGATctgatccaagtattcaaaatccttaaaggtATTGACAACGTTAACTCTGGACTTTTTCAGAaatagtgaaacacaaaccagaggatacAAGTGAAAGCTaagtggaagtgcatttcaaactgagaacaggaggtactTATACACACAAAGGGTTGGGAGTCTGGAAGAAAACTACCAAGCCATGTGGTTAAAGCTGATAACCTgtctttttttcaagaaacagttggatAAGAGCctcggatcaattagctactaactactaaGTGATCCAGATGGTTTGAAATGCCTCCTCcttgtttgtaaccattcttacaTAACCAGCAAGCAAGAAGACTGTACTTGTTTTATGGCCATAAACTGCCACTCTTTCTGAGCTTGTACCTCCGTTAGGTCACCGTGCAACATAATTACCTCGCAGTTCACAATCCGATACGTCCTGCTGAGGATATAAATCCCACCATGTGCAACTCACATTGAGAGCATGTTCAGTGCTACACACACAGTTAAATGTACCATATAAAACAAGAACCTACAAGCAAAGGAATTCAGGGGTGAAGGATAGACATAATAggaaagtatacagtatttaaatatagCACATAGATATTCAACATTTCATTTCCATGTTGAAAGATCACCTTTTTATTCTGGGGCTATACACAGCACTTGTGAACTATATGTAAGGTTAATAATTCAAATGCTGCCTAacattttcacatacagtacaatgtgtgGATGAGATCAGCTCTCCAATGGTCTGACCAGTTACAAGACATGAAATCCCCTCTGTACACGTGTGGGCTGTCCCTGACTGATTCCCTCATAAAGTGTCCCAATAAAACCACTTCTCAGTATGCTCCCCAGATTCTCTGTCATGGCCCTTTAACTAAAGGCAATAAATGGCCTTCTTGTCTTAGATAAAGCAAAAACTATCAGCACAAAGTATTAAGTATTCCATAGGTAAATGGCTTATAGAACACTAAGAAAAAACAATTACCAGTTAAAATAATGTGGACATCTCTAAGGGCAGCGTACAGTAGGTTAAGGCTCTGGGCAACTGATAGGAAGGCTGTAGATACAAGTCCCCTCTGCAGGTGTCAGTGATCATGTTTTTCCAGTGTTTACAggtgtacagtgccttgccctTCTATTGATCCAGTCCACTTAGTTGTAAGAATGGATTCCAGCAGTGCTCAGTAGGGAGTGGATGAGTGTAGTCTTAGGTATATTTAACACCCCTCCCAGGATAGTCCTGTCCTGGGGGGCTATTGCATATTTTCTTCACATCAATTGATGGAGAGCAGAATAAACTGTGACGAGCTTCTTAGCTCATTGAACAGTACAAACCTAcctaatcatttttttcttacaggtattaaacaaaaaatacaatttcaattACGTTTGCACTTCctggaaaggaaaggaaaggagGACTTCATAGGAGTGTACAGCAAACCACACGTTGATGGCCTGACTGATGATTTAAGACAATAAGATTCACCTTGATCACAAAGAATTTACAAAGTAAATCAATTAGCTCTCAGATAATCAAAATGTCTTTATATAAACTCAATAACAGCTCAATATTTGAAAGCTCTATGAGTGTTTTAATAACATAATTACCGTTCAAGAATGTATGTTTAATTAGTAAATACTTCAAAAAGagtacaaaatattaatttctaggtcacaaattgttttaattttaccaGATAAAATAGCAAGCCTGACAGATGtgtaaaataaaccttttttttcttgcctcctTTATCAAAATGCCAGAATAGTATCCAGTATTTAAAAGCCACTCAAAAGAGGAACATAAAAGGAATCTTACTTAAAGCAAAAAATATCTGAACACCTGTCGGCAATTAAAAGGAAAGAAACTGAGAACTACCCAGGAAATAATATCGGCACTAATTAAAAACACTAGTTAAAAACTTCCTGTTTCTAGCCTGAAGTAGCTGTAAGAACCAGACGGCCCACCCCCTCCCTTTTTCCATCTAGTTAAGACACTGTGACTCCATTCAGAGCCTTTTAACATTCATGTTGTGcctctgaatatactgtatacgcaTTTCTGTTTCACTGTGGAGCCTCAGCTCATGACTGATTAATTCACAGGACACTCTATTGCTTACAACAGAAATGGACACCAGAAATCCTCATATCTTCAACTTCAAGCAGAATCCACCTAACAGTGATCCATATGGATCCGATCAGGACACTTTTGTTTAATGATGTCACCATCTCCTGACCTGCAAGGAACTGACATCCGTGCTGAAAAACTTTTATGGAAAACCACTGGGACATTATGTCTTAGAGTGAACACTTGCCACCACATCTCCAGAGATGGTATGAGTGCCTGAGAATTTGACACAGTTTTTAACAGATGGCTGTTGAAACCTAAACAAAAGATTCTCTTcaataataacaaaacaatataGTGGGCAAATATAGGCAATATTTAAGAAGCTCTAAAAACAtcacacattttaatttcatataaTGTTCTCATATAATGTACTCACTTCCAATTTAGGAAGGCAGTTTTCCACTATTAATTGCTTTTTGTGATGATACTTGAGGGGGTTTTCAGATCATTCAAGCAATAAATACCTAGGAGCTGTCCATGTTACAGCTGtactgaaaaattgaaaaacagcATATCCCAAAGGCCTGAATTTTAATATTAACCCCAAAGACAAGCGCTCCAATCTGATAGAAAAAGATCGATATATACATATTTGATGATGATTAATCTGGACTTATCACAGATAACATTATGCATTGTGATGTTTCATGTGCGTGATAGTTGCAAAGGCAGCTTCAGCAGGGATGCTGGGATCTCTGTTGTACTGCACTGGGCTGAGGCTAAAGTCACACTGTTTTCAAGACATCTTTGGCTTCTAAGGAAAATCTCAATGTCAACTGCTTTGTGAGCAGATGCCAAGAAAAACAGTCCAAATCCCCTTTGCACAGCAGAAAGTATATCAGTTCACATTTTACAGAGAAAAGGAAAAGACCGTTATTATTCTTTTGAAGAAACCTGGAGTTTCCTTTTTCAGTCTGCATGAAGAGGCTGTGTTTTTGTAAAGAAgatgaaaaaaagttaaataccaCAGATAGCATCGGGATTctcatttttcttgttttgcctGCAAtagtgtttttgttattttagtgTGAAGCACAGTTTCAGTCACACCCTAAATGTAGTTTTTGCTAATGAATCCAACCCATATCACATGCAAATATGTAAAAGCACTTATTTGAAGTATGATGACAGAAATTAATGCTTTACATTTTATGGCTTAAATGTAAcatctattttattttagaggAAAAACTGATAGTGAATTGATTAATTCATAAAATGACTAAAAGTGATGTTTTGATGATTGATTATTTTTACAGATTCACATATATTGCAGCCTATTTCACTGAAATAGTAGGCAGGGATTGCTCTGTGAGGTAAAAATGGCATTATCAAATCATTCTGATTCACATAATGAAACCTACAGTGTAGTGTGTATAAAGCATGTTTTATGACTTAGAGTTTTCTCATGTATTTGTATATTACGTAAGGCTGCTGTAAGTACAGTTTTAAATATCAAAAAGTACTGAAGACTTGTAGAAGATAAACTGATCAATAACAGTACTCACCCATTTCACCTCTTCAGTTTTCTCCACTTTAGGCAGCATCAGGGAAGGAGGCAACACCTTTGATTGCAAAATTACTTCCAGGTCCACCTCAGCAAGGCCACTTGACACAGAGTTGACACGGACACATTTCTCCGTGCGGCCCAGATTCAGCTCCTCGAGCATTTTTGGGATTGTCATTCGAGCTTCAGCCTGTAACATAAAAGTTAAAGTGGTACAGAGCAGTTATGACACTTCTGGAGCCCTTGTGAATGAACTGTTTGGATGCTACTTCTACTGCTCTTAAATGGTTTAAATTGGATCTTACTGATCATCAGCATTTTGTTCCCCTTACTTGCTTTAGTTCTAATGTAGGATTTGCTACATTTTGGTGATCCACGGGGCTCAGTACTGAGTCCTCTGCTGTTTACTATGAGTATGTCTCTCCATGGTCAAATATAAAACCATATTTGAATCACTATTTCAAAGCTATTGATACTCACATTTATGTTCACTCTAAACTTGGCACCAAGATAACAATTATTCTGTGATTGCTTTTCTGTTATAAAATCTTGGACAGCACAACATTTTTTTGTCTTATGTAAAGACTGAAGTCAAATAATTGGGTTCCTCCCATCAGCTAATTAAAACCAATGCTATAACCTTTGTAGATTGATGACATCGTACCTGAATGTCAATCCAAAATAAAGAATTTGGGGTGGGTTGATCCTGGATTGGCTATTTAGATTCATGAGTAGAATATAGTGAAGAGTTTGCTTCACCAGCTGAGAAACATTTCCAGGCTGTGTTCATGCTGGCTGTATATGTAGCTGAAAACCTTACTCattcctttgtttttcttaattatcATACCACCATACTTGTAGGAGTCTCCAAACCTTCACCTGACAAGTCAGAATTTAGTATCTAGAGCCATGACTAGGTCACACACAGTGATGACACCAATCCTGTATTACAATGCAAATCCTTTCTCTCGGATTATCGAACAATCTTAAAATCATTCTGGTAATGTTAAAGGgttcaacatgaaattacaTCTATTGAAAGTTATATTGGTGTATTGAGAGTCTATGTCCCTTTGCACACTATTTTTGCTGGGTGATAGAGCCTACTGTTGCTGGGCTCTGGAACACAGTAAGTCTCATAGTTCTACCGTACAGAAACTGCACAGCTACCCAGCCTTGTTTACAGTtaatatcctggcttctttttacaaaacaaatggaTAAGATCCTCAGAGCCTTAATTATCGTCTAGAAACCAGGCAATCTTAAAGCCTCTCTTATGCT
This portion of the Lepisosteus oculatus isolate fLepOcu1 chromosome 15, fLepOcu1.hap2, whole genome shotgun sequence genome encodes:
- the clybl gene encoding citramalyl-CoA lyase, mitochondrial isoform X3 translates to MALSVSRVLWRHAVQGREPWPISLKGLKFYGSCRYQHTLESSIKYVPRRAVLYVPGNDERKMRKLASLDVDCAVFDCEDGVALNRKAEARMTIPKMLEELNLGRTEKCVRVNSVSSGLAEVDLEVILQSKVLPPSLMLPKVEKTEEVKWFVDKFLHLLRGRTLVEPIHLITFVETAVGLLNFKSVCEEIHQLGPKAGLHHDGVVFGSDDFCASIGASRTKEATELLYARQKVVVTAKAFGLQAIDLVYIDYQDGDGLRRQSREGALMGFTGKQVIHPSQIKIVQEEFSPSPERIRWAQELIDAFEEHQKLGKGAFTFHGTMIDMPSLKQAQNIVTLAVAVQKKTPAPEVHVPTI
- the clybl gene encoding citramalyl-CoA lyase, mitochondrial isoform X1 codes for the protein MVGFSSFLFILFYPLRSWGREPWPISLKGLKFYGSCRYQHTLESSIKYVPRRAVLYVPGNDERKMRKLASLDVDCAVFDCEDGVALNRKAEARMTIPKMLEELNLGRTEKCVRVNSVSSGLAEVDLEVILQSKVLPPSLMLPKVEKTEEVKWFVDKFLHLLRGRTLVEPIHLITFVETAVGLLNFKSVCEEIHQLGPKAGLHHDGVVFGSDDFCASIGASRTKEATELLYARQKVVVTAKAFGLQAIDLVYIDYQDGDGLRRQSREGALMGFTGKQVIHPSQIKIVQEEFSPSPERIRWAQELIDAFEEHQKLGKGAFTFHGTMIDMPSLKQAQNIVTLAVAVQKKTPAPEVHVPTI
- the clybl gene encoding citramalyl-CoA lyase, mitochondrial isoform X2, with the translated sequence MHQRVRKRFFLAAWRSRGREPWPISLKGLKFYGSCRYQHTLESSIKYVPRRAVLYVPGNDERKMRKLASLDVDCAVFDCEDGVALNRKAEARMTIPKMLEELNLGRTEKCVRVNSVSSGLAEVDLEVILQSKVLPPSLMLPKVEKTEEVKWFVDKFLHLLRGRTLVEPIHLITFVETAVGLLNFKSVCEEIHQLGPKAGLHHDGVVFGSDDFCASIGASRTKEATELLYARQKVVVTAKAFGLQAIDLVYIDYQDGDGLRRQSREGALMGFTGKQVIHPSQIKIVQEEFSPSPERIRWAQELIDAFEEHQKLGKGAFTFHGTMIDMPSLKQAQNIVTLAVAVQKKTPAPEVHVPTI